Proteins from a single region of Haloarcula laminariae:
- a CDS encoding DUF2061 domain-containing protein, which yields MATHRRSMVKAISYRLFATSVVFAIAFFYTGQIGSSVKIGFTAAVAKTLLYYLWERVWTAIDWGTEPA from the coding sequence GTGGCCACGCATCGGCGGTCCATGGTCAAGGCGATAAGCTACCGGCTGTTCGCCACGTCGGTTGTCTTCGCCATCGCCTTCTTCTACACCGGACAGATAGGGTCGTCAGTGAAAATCGGCTTCACCGCGGCCGTCGCCAAGACGCTGCTGTACTACCTCTGGGAGCGGGTGTGGACGGCCATCGACTGGGGAACCGAGCCGGCGTAG
- a CDS encoding NUDIX hydrolase — METTRHFVATVYAVHDGAVALHEHDKLGMWLPAGGHLDRDELPHEAALRETEEELGLAVDLVAPREAIASETVRSIPQPQHFLVEDINVGENGEVGHQHIDFIFYGDAPGRDIQPGPGEQPADDWTWFTAEELDAHSDEIPADVVEIGRRAIETVE, encoded by the coding sequence ATGGAGACGACTCGCCACTTCGTCGCGACCGTCTACGCCGTCCACGACGGGGCCGTCGCGCTACACGAACACGACAAACTGGGGATGTGGCTCCCCGCCGGCGGCCACCTCGACCGGGACGAACTCCCTCACGAGGCCGCGCTCCGGGAGACCGAGGAGGAACTGGGCCTCGCCGTCGACCTCGTCGCCCCGCGGGAGGCCATCGCGAGCGAGACCGTTCGGTCGATTCCCCAGCCACAGCACTTCCTGGTAGAGGACATCAACGTCGGCGAGAACGGCGAGGTAGGCCACCAGCACATCGACTTCATCTTCTACGGCGACGCTCCGGGCCGTGACATCCAGCCCGGTCCCGGCGAACAGCCCGCCGACGACTGGACGTGGTTCACCGCCGAGGAACTGGACGCCCACAGCGACGAAATCCCGGCGGACGTGGTGGAAATCGGCCGACGAGCGATCGAGACGGTCGAGTAG
- a CDS encoding transcription initiation factor IIB yields the protein MTDTTIRRYTSERESDETQTEEEEDESLVCPECGGSLLSDSERGETVCEDCGLVVEEDEIDPGPEWRAFDSKEKDQKSRVGAPTTNMMHDKGLSTNIGWQDKDAYGNSLSSRQREKMQRLRTWNERFRTRDSKERNLKQALGEIDRMASALGLPENVRETASVIYRRALDEDLLPGRSIEGVSTASLYAAARQAGTPRSLDEIANVSRVGKDEIARTYRYVVRELSLEIQPADPESYVPRFASDLDLSEEVERRARQLLQNAKAEGVHSGKSPVGLAAAAVYAASLLTNEKVTQSEVSEVANISEVTIRNRYHELLEAEDSVHP from the coding sequence ATGACCGATACCACTATCCGCCGATACACGAGCGAGCGCGAATCTGACGAGACACAGACAGAGGAGGAGGAAGACGAGTCACTGGTCTGTCCCGAGTGCGGCGGCTCGTTGCTCTCCGACAGCGAACGCGGCGAAACCGTCTGTGAGGACTGCGGACTGGTCGTCGAGGAAGACGAAATTGACCCCGGCCCCGAGTGGCGCGCGTTCGACTCCAAGGAGAAAGACCAGAAGTCCCGCGTCGGCGCCCCGACGACGAACATGATGCACGACAAGGGGCTGTCGACCAACATCGGCTGGCAGGACAAGGACGCCTACGGCAACTCCCTGTCCTCGCGCCAGCGCGAGAAGATGCAGCGCCTGCGGACCTGGAACGAGCGCTTCCGGACCCGCGACTCCAAGGAGCGTAACCTCAAGCAGGCGCTGGGCGAGATAGACCGCATGGCCTCGGCCCTGGGTCTGCCCGAGAACGTCCGCGAGACCGCGAGCGTCATCTATCGGCGGGCCCTCGACGAGGACCTCCTGCCGGGCCGCTCCATCGAGGGCGTCTCGACGGCGTCGCTGTACGCCGCCGCCCGACAGGCCGGCACGCCCCGGAGCCTCGACGAAATCGCTAACGTCTCCCGCGTGGGCAAGGACGAAATCGCCCGCACCTACCGCTACGTGGTCCGCGAGCTCTCCCTGGAAATCCAGCCCGCCGACCCCGAGAGCTACGTCCCCCGCTTCGCGTCCGACCTGGACCTCTCCGAGGAAGTCGAACGCCGCGCCCGCCAGCTCCTCCAGAACGCGAAAGCCGAGGGCGTCCACTCCGGGAAGTCCCCCGTCGGACTCGCCGCCGCCGCGGTGTATGCCGCCTCGCTGCTCACGAACGAGAAGGTCACCCAGAGCGAGGTCAGCGAGGTCGCCAACATCTCCGAAGTGACGATTCGGAACCGCTATCACGAGCTGCTGGAAGCCGAAGACAGCGTCCACCCCTAG
- the gatC gene encoding Asp-tRNA(Asn)/Glu-tRNA(Gln) amidotransferase subunit GatC: MSDNAVDGDEVAHIADLARIDLDDEEVERFTEQFGEILSAFEALDEVPETDREADLTNVMRPDEVRECLSQEEALQNAPDSEAGQFKGPKVS; this comes from the coding sequence ATGAGCGACAACGCTGTCGACGGCGACGAGGTCGCCCACATCGCCGACCTCGCCCGAATCGACCTGGACGACGAGGAGGTCGAGCGGTTCACCGAGCAGTTCGGTGAGATCCTCTCGGCGTTCGAGGCCTTAGACGAGGTGCCCGAGACCGACCGCGAGGCCGACCTGACCAACGTGATGCGCCCCGACGAAGTCCGGGAGTGTCTGAGCCAGGAGGAAGCGCTGCAGAACGCCCCCGACTCGGAAGCCGGACAGTTCAAGGGCCCCAAGGTGTCGTAG
- the gatA gene encoding Asp-tRNA(Asn)/Glu-tRNA(Gln) amidotransferase subunit GatA, protein MGDYNAYIATDTIDGADDGPLAGETVAVKDNISTKGVQTTCGSAMLEGYVPPYDATVVERLKEAGATIPGKTNMDEFGMGTTTETSAYGPVENPAAEGRVPGGSSGGSAAVVAAGDADYALGSDTGGSVRCPAAFCGVVGIKPTYGLVSRYGLVAYANSLEQIGPIAPTVEDAAELLEVIAGPDERDGTTRDARDHGADYEFADAADGDVDGLSIGVPTELLDGADERVVETFWDAIDDLESQGASYHEVDLPSVEHAVEAYYVIAMSEASSNLARFDGVRYGKSGGEGNWNESFAGSREDGFGEEVKRRVLLGTYALSAGYHDKYYKKAQDARAWVKQDFDEALSEADVLASPTMPVPPMERGESLDDPLTMYLADANTTPVNLANLPAISVPAGETDDGLPVGLQFVGPAFGEKTIIRAGSALA, encoded by the coding sequence ATGGGCGACTACAACGCCTACATCGCCACGGACACCATCGACGGGGCCGATGACGGGCCACTCGCCGGGGAGACGGTCGCGGTGAAGGACAACATCTCCACGAAGGGCGTCCAGACCACCTGTGGCTCCGCAATGCTGGAAGGATACGTTCCGCCCTACGACGCGACGGTCGTCGAACGGCTCAAAGAAGCCGGCGCGACCATCCCCGGGAAGACCAACATGGACGAGTTCGGGATGGGTACCACGACGGAGACCTCGGCCTACGGTCCCGTCGAGAACCCCGCCGCCGAAGGGCGGGTCCCCGGTGGCTCCTCGGGCGGGTCCGCCGCCGTCGTCGCCGCCGGCGACGCCGACTACGCGCTGGGCAGCGACACCGGCGGCTCGGTCCGCTGTCCCGCCGCCTTCTGTGGCGTCGTCGGCATCAAGCCGACCTACGGGCTCGTCTCCCGGTACGGCCTCGTGGCCTACGCCAACAGCTTGGAACAGATAGGGCCCATCGCCCCCACCGTCGAGGACGCGGCCGAGCTCCTGGAGGTCATCGCCGGCCCCGACGAGCGCGACGGGACGACCCGGGACGCTCGGGACCACGGTGCCGACTACGAGTTCGCCGACGCCGCCGACGGCGACGTCGACGGGCTCTCCATCGGCGTCCCGACCGAGCTGTTGGACGGGGCCGACGAGCGCGTCGTCGAGACGTTCTGGGACGCCATCGACGACCTCGAATCGCAAGGCGCGAGCTACCACGAGGTCGACCTCCCGAGCGTCGAACACGCCGTCGAGGCCTACTACGTCATCGCCATGAGCGAGGCGTCCTCGAACCTGGCCCGCTTCGACGGGGTCCGCTACGGGAAGTCGGGCGGCGAGGGCAACTGGAACGAGTCGTTCGCGGGGTCCCGCGAGGACGGGTTCGGCGAGGAAGTCAAGCGCCGGGTCCTGCTTGGCACCTACGCGCTCTCGGCCGGCTACCACGACAAGTACTACAAGAAGGCCCAGGACGCCCGCGCGTGGGTCAAACAAGACTTCGACGAGGCGCTCTCGGAGGCCGACGTGCTCGCCTCGCCGACGATGCCGGTCCCGCCGATGGAACGCGGCGAGAGCCTCGATGACCCCCTGACGATGTATCTCGCCGACGCCAACACGACGCCGGTGAACCTGGCGAACCTCCCGGCCATCTCGGTGCCGGCCGGCGAGACCGACGACGGCCTCCCGGTCGGGCTCCAGTTCGTCGGACCGGCCTTCGGCGAGAAGACGATTATCCGGGCGGGCAGCGCGCTGGCCTAG
- a CDS encoding FAD-binding domain-containing protein: protein MTDIVVWHRADLRTVDNAALTAAAADADRVAPVFVVDPSYYGDDGLACDARLRFCHESLRDLRRQYRDLGSDLKLLSGDPRERLSELLDEGWEVYCNRDATARRGLERDRALLGREGVTVFEDDGLRWPDERDADGTVAVDTREGWDESCAAYFERDQHPRPASLPSNPIASDVTVDEVERRHGVAPGKSGVPQGGTVPGTEALSAFLDRLAEYPGVVSPPAAAQARSSRLSPYLKFGCLSERQVYQRVQSAPDSRGRSMYTSRLYWNRHYHQKLADWPGWTERAVNPVFRGLYRDEHDADLDRAWREGRTGFPMVDAAMRALVETGYINFRTRALVATFYVYVLKQWWKPGADFMYYHLVDADPAINYTQWQSQCNLTGVHPVRVYDPAKQVREYDPEGEFVREYVPELSELPDEHLARPEKTPPHVQDACGVDIGTDYPYPVVEYDHEAATARDDYAALDGRAKEALSDPRVRRRCSFSGRGGDRADDGGDDGGQASLSEF from the coding sequence GTGACCGACATCGTCGTCTGGCACCGGGCCGACCTGCGCACCGTCGACAACGCCGCCCTGACGGCTGCGGCGGCCGACGCCGACCGCGTGGCGCCGGTGTTCGTCGTCGACCCGAGCTACTACGGCGACGACGGGCTGGCGTGTGACGCTCGGCTGCGGTTCTGCCACGAATCGCTGCGTGACCTCCGCCGGCAGTACCGCGACCTCGGGAGCGACCTCAAGCTGCTGTCGGGGGACCCGCGCGAGCGGCTGTCCGAGCTGCTGGACGAGGGCTGGGAAGTCTACTGCAACCGCGACGCCACCGCCCGGCGGGGGCTCGAACGCGACCGGGCGCTGCTGGGACGGGAGGGCGTCACTGTCTTCGAGGACGACGGGCTCCGCTGGCCGGACGAGCGCGACGCGGACGGGACCGTCGCCGTCGACACCCGCGAGGGGTGGGACGAGTCGTGTGCGGCGTACTTCGAGCGCGACCAGCACCCCCGTCCCGCCTCGCTCCCGTCGAACCCCATCGCGAGCGACGTAACCGTCGACGAGGTCGAACGCCGTCACGGCGTTGCCCCCGGAAAGTCCGGCGTCCCACAGGGCGGCACGGTTCCCGGCACCGAGGCGCTCTCGGCCTTCCTCGACCGGCTGGCCGAGTATCCCGGCGTCGTCTCGCCGCCGGCGGCCGCACAGGCCCGCTCCTCGCGACTCTCGCCGTACCTGAAGTTCGGCTGTCTCTCCGAGCGGCAGGTGTACCAGCGGGTCCAGTCAGCGCCCGACTCGCGGGGCCGGTCGATGTACACCTCGCGGCTCTACTGGAACCGCCACTACCACCAGAAGCTGGCCGACTGGCCGGGCTGGACCGAACGCGCGGTCAACCCCGTCTTCCGGGGACTCTACCGGGACGAGCACGACGCCGACCTCGACCGGGCCTGGCGCGAGGGCCGCACCGGCTTCCCGATGGTCGACGCCGCGATGCGCGCGCTCGTAGAGACCGGCTACATCAACTTCCGGACCCGGGCGCTGGTCGCGACGTTTTACGTCTACGTCCTGAAACAGTGGTGGAAGCCCGGGGCCGACTTCATGTACTACCACCTCGTCGACGCCGACCCGGCCATCAACTACACGCAGTGGCAGTCCCAGTGCAACCTGACCGGCGTCCACCCGGTGCGCGTGTACGACCCCGCAAAGCAGGTCCGGGAGTACGACCCCGAGGGCGAGTTCGTCCGCGAGTACGTCCCCGAACTGAGCGAGTTGCCCGACGAACACCTCGCCCGACCGGAGAAGACGCCGCCCCACGTCCAGGACGCCTGCGGCGTCGACATCGGGACGGACTACCCCTACCCCGTCGTGGAGTACGACCACGAGGCCGCGACCGCGAGGGACGACTACGCAGCGCTCGACGGGCGGGCGAAGGAGGCGCTGTCGGATCCGCGGGTACGACGGCGCTGTTCGTTCTCCGGTCGCGGCGGGGACCGGGCCGACGACGGCGGGGACGACGGCGGCCAGGCCAGCCTCTCGGAGTTCTGA
- a CDS encoding glycosyltransferase: protein MALPQVAAFTDTYLPTVNGVTYTVQTWRDHWQARGGRMDVVYPQSDHVPVAGEYPVRSLPFPFYEGFRLGMPQIPSKVRDADVVHAHTAFSLGMAGKRLARKIDAPLVASYHTPTGEYAEYVSKTDLVESAVQSSAEQYERWYLGGADRIITPTERTAEYVRETIGAGTAVEVVSNGVDTDFFAPPEESDFRDRYDLPDGPLVGYTGRHGHEKCLGDILTACVGLDVTVVFAGDGPAREDLEDAAATSDLDVRFLGFLDREELPEFYAALDVFAFPSPVETQGLVALEANCCGTPVAGVDAGALSDTVVDGETGYSYAEGDMDGFQRAIERVLDERATLRDHCLARRDAVSIDHAVDRLVEVYESVLQ from the coding sequence ATGGCACTGCCGCAGGTCGCCGCCTTCACCGACACCTACCTGCCGACCGTCAACGGCGTCACCTACACGGTTCAGACGTGGCGCGACCACTGGCAGGCCCGCGGCGGCCGCATGGACGTGGTCTACCCGCAGAGCGACCACGTCCCCGTGGCTGGGGAGTATCCCGTCCGGAGCCTCCCGTTCCCGTTCTACGAGGGGTTCCGGCTCGGGATGCCACAGATCCCGAGCAAGGTCCGCGACGCCGACGTGGTCCACGCACACACCGCCTTCAGCCTCGGGATGGCCGGCAAGCGATTGGCCCGGAAGATAGACGCGCCGCTGGTCGCCTCCTACCACACCCCGACCGGCGAGTACGCCGAGTACGTCTCGAAGACGGATCTCGTCGAGTCGGCCGTCCAGTCCAGCGCCGAGCAGTACGAGCGGTGGTATCTCGGGGGCGCCGACCGCATCATCACCCCGACCGAGCGGACCGCCGAGTACGTCCGGGAGACCATCGGCGCCGGGACGGCCGTCGAGGTCGTCTCAAACGGCGTCGACACGGACTTCTTCGCGCCGCCCGAGGAGAGCGACTTCCGGGACCGGTACGACCTGCCCGACGGTCCGCTGGTGGGCTACACCGGTCGCCACGGCCACGAGAAGTGTCTGGGCGACATCCTCACGGCCTGTGTGGGACTGGACGTGACCGTCGTCTTCGCCGGTGACGGCCCCGCTCGAGAGGACCTGGAGGACGCGGCCGCGACCAGCGACCTCGACGTCCGCTTTCTCGGATTCCTCGACCGCGAGGAACTCCCGGAGTTCTACGCGGCGCTCGACGTCTTTGCCTTCCCCAGCCCGGTCGAGACCCAGGGGCTCGTCGCCCTGGAGGCCAACTGCTGTGGGACCCCGGTCGCCGGCGTCGACGCGGGCGCGCTCAGCGACACCGTCGTCGACGGCGAGACCGGCTACAGCTACGCGGAGGGCGACATGGACGGCTTCCAGCGCGCCATCGAGCGGGTGCTCGACGAGCGCGCGACGCTCCGGGACCACTGTCTGGCCCGGCGGGACGCGGTCAGCATCGACCACGCCGTCGACCGGCTCGTCGAGGTGTACGAGTCGGTGCTCCAGTAG
- a CDS encoding MFS transporter, translating into MGRDRWLVAWALGSVAFGATSLLIPLYFVSIGGTTLLLGVLAGTAAAAGAPAALLFGRLADGGGNRRSLVLVALGLAAAAIAAVAATRSVPVVIAGNAVLWFAAGAAAPVLTLLVTVGSPERDWPGRFAALNRYQGWGWAGGLVLGLAWTGLLSAPLGVVGAQRTLLWACTGITVLSAGLAAKWLPAQPAAGGQPRAGRIARALARSRRLPVRSATFPVGPGRLYWLTRSLHPRQLAGRLTPSLSLYFVAVLAVFTGFGVFWGPLPSYLAGTLGYGSGVVFGLYLLSSLGSALCYGLAGRLAERYDAVGLQTVSLLGRAVLHPSVAVVGLAVPAGVLGLVANGVLFTAIGVAWAVVAITAAAIVSRLAPPAIRGEALGLYTALSGLATGVGSVLGGWLGGYGFTLAFGVAGGFVLAGTALVALIWQRTAEVEPSVRPAESP; encoded by the coding sequence ATGGGACGTGACCGGTGGCTGGTGGCCTGGGCGCTGGGGTCGGTCGCGTTCGGCGCGACCTCCCTGTTGATTCCGCTCTACTTCGTCAGTATCGGCGGCACCACGTTACTGCTCGGGGTGCTGGCCGGGACCGCCGCCGCGGCCGGCGCGCCGGCCGCGCTCCTCTTCGGTCGGCTGGCCGACGGCGGCGGCAACAGGCGGTCGCTCGTCCTCGTCGCGCTCGGGCTGGCCGCCGCCGCTATCGCGGCCGTCGCGGCGACCCGGTCGGTCCCCGTCGTCATCGCCGGCAACGCCGTCCTCTGGTTCGCCGCCGGCGCGGCCGCCCCGGTGCTGACGCTGCTGGTCACGGTCGGCTCGCCCGAACGCGACTGGCCCGGCCGCTTTGCCGCCCTCAACCGGTACCAGGGTTGGGGGTGGGCCGGGGGCCTCGTCCTCGGGTTAGCGTGGACGGGGCTGCTCTCGGCTCCCCTCGGCGTCGTCGGTGCCCAGCGGACGCTGCTGTGGGCCTGTACCGGTATCACGGTTCTCTCGGCCGGGCTCGCCGCGAAGTGGCTCCCAGCACAGCCGGCGGCGGGGGGCCAGCCCCGGGCCGGCCGCATCGCCCGCGCGCTCGCCCGATCGCGCCGGCTCCCGGTGCGCAGCGCGACCTTCCCCGTCGGACCGGGACGGCTCTACTGGCTCACCCGGTCGCTTCACCCCCGACAGCTCGCCGGCCGGCTCACGCCGTCGCTGTCGCTGTACTTCGTCGCCGTCCTGGCCGTCTTCACCGGCTTCGGAGTGTTCTGGGGGCCGCTGCCGTCGTATCTGGCCGGCACGCTCGGCTACGGCTCCGGGGTCGTCTTCGGGCTGTATCTGCTCTCCAGCCTGGGCTCGGCGCTGTGTTACGGCCTCGCCGGGCGGCTCGCCGAGCGGTACGACGCCGTCGGCCTGCAGACCGTGAGCCTGCTCGGCCGCGCAGTCCTCCACCCGTCGGTCGCCGTCGTCGGGCTCGCGGTCCCCGCCGGCGTCCTCGGGCTGGTCGCTAACGGCGTTCTCTTCACCGCCATCGGCGTCGCGTGGGCCGTCGTCGCCATCACCGCCGCGGCCATCGTCAGCCGGCTCGCGCCCCCCGCGATTCGGGGCGAGGCGCTGGGCCTGTACACCGCGCTGTCCGGGCTCGCGACCGGCGTCGGTTCGGTGCTCGGGGGGTGGCTCGGCGGCTACGGCTTCACGCTCGCCTTCGGCGTCGCCGGTGGTTTCGTCCTCGCCGGTACCGCGCTCGTAGCGCTCATCTGGCAGCGTACGGCCGAGGTTGAGCCGTCCGTTCGGCCGGCTGAGAGCCCCTAG
- a CDS encoding glycosyltransferase family 4 protein — MRVLNYLELEDRLDRSGIATSVDHQRRALADAGVDVVTTPWTDGHPGWAVGGKLAFDDPVFESYDVAHCNMIGPGSVAVARHANRNGIPLVLHAHVTREDFKGSFRGSNLVAPALGEYLKWFYSQADQVLCPSEYTKGVLEDYPVDAPIQPVTNGIDTEPLQGFEAYREEYRDRYDLDGMVVFAVGSVFERKGLTTFCELARETDYDFAWFGTYDDGPQGSAAVRKWTGDPPENVTFTGWVEDIRGAYGAGDVFCFPSKVENQGIVVLEAMACGKAVVLSDIPVFREYYEDGHDCLICSDRREFREALERLEANPDLRDRLGENARETAREHGLDRVGDRLVEVYEGLV; from the coding sequence GTGCGCGTCCTCAACTATCTGGAACTCGAAGACCGGCTCGACCGGTCCGGTATCGCCACTTCGGTCGACCACCAGCGACGGGCGCTGGCCGACGCCGGCGTCGACGTGGTGACGACGCCCTGGACCGACGGCCATCCGGGCTGGGCCGTCGGCGGGAAGCTGGCGTTCGACGACCCGGTCTTCGAGAGCTACGACGTCGCCCACTGCAACATGATCGGGCCGGGGTCGGTCGCGGTGGCCCGCCACGCGAACCGCAACGGCATCCCGCTCGTCCTCCACGCTCACGTCACCCGCGAGGACTTCAAGGGGAGCTTCCGCGGGTCGAACCTCGTCGCACCGGCGCTGGGCGAGTATCTCAAGTGGTTCTACTCGCAGGCCGACCAGGTACTCTGTCCCTCCGAGTACACGAAGGGCGTCCTCGAAGACTACCCCGTGGACGCGCCCATACAGCCGGTCACGAACGGCATCGACACCGAACCCCTGCAGGGGTTCGAGGCGTACCGCGAGGAGTACCGCGACCGCTACGACCTCGACGGGATGGTCGTCTTCGCCGTCGGCAGCGTCTTCGAGCGCAAGGGGCTGACGACGTTCTGTGAACTCGCTCGGGAAACCGACTACGACTTCGCCTGGTTCGGCACCTACGACGACGGGCCACAGGGTTCGGCGGCGGTCCGAAAGTGGACCGGCGACCCGCCCGAGAACGTCACGTTCACCGGCTGGGTCGAGGACATCCGCGGGGCCTACGGGGCCGGCGACGTGTTCTGCTTCCCGTCGAAGGTCGAGAACCAGGGTATCGTCGTCCTGGAGGCGATGGCCTGTGGGAAAGCCGTCGTCCTCTCGGACATCCCGGTGTTCCGGGAGTACTACGAGGACGGCCACGACTGCCTCATCTGCAGCGACCGCCGGGAGTTCCGCGAGGCGCTCGAACGGCTCGAAGCGAACCCGGACCTGCGGGACCGGCTCGGGGAGAACGCCAGGGAGACGGCCCGCGAACACGGGCTCGACCGCGTCGGCGACCGGCTGGTCGAAGTGTACGAGGGGCTGGTCTAG
- a CDS encoding ribonuclease P protein component 4 produces MTDEETIARERIERLQSMAREAVSEGRDERAREYVRRARRIAERHRLRLPKGFSHSICRACDAFLVPGDNARVRTQSGHVVVTCECGSQSRYPYA; encoded by the coding sequence ATGACCGACGAGGAGACCATCGCCCGCGAGCGCATCGAACGCCTGCAGTCGATGGCCCGCGAGGCCGTCAGCGAGGGGCGCGACGAGCGGGCCCGCGAGTACGTCCGCCGCGCCCGCCGCATCGCCGAGCGCCACCGACTCCGGCTCCCGAAAGGGTTCTCCCACTCCATCTGTCGCGCCTGCGACGCCTTCCTCGTCCCCGGGGACAACGCCCGCGTTCGCACGCAGTCGGGCCACGTCGTCGTCACCTGTGAGTGCGGGTCACAGTCACGCTATCCCTACGCATAA
- a CDS encoding YhbY family RNA-binding protein, translated as MPSKSRDQRIHDLDATLRVGKKGVESVVDELDSQLEDNQFVKVKFLRAARGGTTSGELADELADRVSADVAQVRGHTAVFER; from the coding sequence ATGCCATCGAAATCTAGAGACCAGCGGATACACGACCTGGACGCGACCCTCCGGGTCGGCAAGAAGGGCGTCGAGTCCGTCGTGGACGAACTCGACAGCCAGCTCGAGGACAACCAGTTCGTGAAAGTGAAGTTCCTGCGCGCGGCTCGGGGCGGCACCACGAGTGGGGAACTGGCGGACGAACTGGCCGACCGCGTCTCGGCCGACGTGGCACAGGTCCGCGGACACACGGCGGTGTTCGAGCGATAA